From one Lolium rigidum isolate FL_2022 chromosome 4, APGP_CSIRO_Lrig_0.1, whole genome shotgun sequence genomic stretch:
- the LOC124650468 gene encoding uncharacterized protein LOC124650468 → MLRLQSCILTRLLSSPATSHASPLHRLLSAASPSPSFAVEDYLVATCGLTRAQALKASTKLSHLKSPTKPDAVLAFLAGLGLSRADIAAVVARDPKFLCTSVDTTLASTLIDLTGIGLSHTEIARLVSLAPFSFRTRSIGSNLPYCLHLFGSYQNLTRALKFGSDLLRRSLEKVVKPNVAFLHECGIDAIGIASLCLAVPWLLGTKPEQVRAMAVRAEAVGVPRGSGMFRLALQAVAFRSEETIAVKVEQLKTAFRWSDAEVGTAVCKLPMLLTMSKDTMHSKSEFLISEVGLEPDYIARRPAMLSLSLKGRLRPRYYTVKFLKDNGLLDCKRDYFNTFAASEKVFVEKFIYRHKDAAPHLAQDYAAACRGEGPTNFRFT, encoded by the coding sequence ATGCTCCGCCTGCAAAGCTGCATCCTCACCCGTCTCCTCTCATCTCCCGCCACCTCTCACGCCTCCCCTCTCCACCGACTGCTCTCAGCGGCCTCCCCAAGCCCCTCGTTCGCCGTCGAGGACTACCTCGTCGCCACCTGCGGCCTCACCCGAGCGCAAGCCCTCAAGGCTTCCACCAAGCTCTCCCACCTCAAGTCCCCCACCAAGCCCGACGCAGTCCTCGCCTTCCTCGCCGGCCTCGGCCTGTCCAGAGCCGAcatcgccgccgtggtcgccAGGGACCCCAAGTTTCTCTGCACCAGCGTAGACACAACGCTGGCCTCTACCCTTATCGACCTCACCGGAATCGGCCTCTCACATACTGAGATCGCGCGCCTCGTCTCGCTCGCCCCCTTCAGCTTCCGCACCAGATCCATCGGCTCCAACCTACCCTACTGCCTGCACCTTTTCGGCTCCTACCAGAACCTCACCCGAGCGTTGAAGTTCGGCTCCGATCTCCTCAGAAGAAGCCTCGAGAAGGTGGTCAAGCCCAATGTTGCGTTCCTGCACGAGTGCGGGATAGATGCTATTGGCATTGCCTCGCTGTGCCTCGCTGTGCCATGGCTACTTGGCACCAAACCAGAGCAAGTCCGGGCCATGGCGGTGCGCGCTGAAGCTGTAGGTGTGCCCCGCGGCTCTGGGATGTTCAGGCTTGCGCTGCAGGCTGTCGCGTTCCGCAGCGAGGAGACGATAGCTGTCAAAGTGGAGCAACTGAAGACCGCGTTCAGGTGGTCCGATGCTGAGGTAGGCACCGCTGTTTGCAAGTTGCCAATGCTGCTCACAATGTCCAAGGACACGATGCACAGCAAATCGGAATTCCTTATCTCTGAGGTGGGGTTGGAACCGGACTACATTGCTCGTCGGCCGGCAATGCTCAGTCTTAGCCTCAAGGGCCGGCTCAGGCCCCGGTACTACACTGTAAAGTTTCTCAAGGATAATGGATTGCTAGACTGCAAGCGGGATTACTTCAATACATTTGCGGCGAGCGAGAAGGTATTTGTGGAGAAATtcatttaccgtcacaaggatgcTGCCCCACACCTCGCTCAAGACTATGCGGCCGCTT
- the LOC124707662 gene encoding protein MALE DISCOVERER 2-like isoform X1, translated as MGNCRRRGPPAAALCLLLWFLLGFEPCAALSHQGFCVLDFAGLALLRFRETVEADPSGALAGWNGADASPCSWFGVECSDDGRVVGLNLANLGLKGMLPPEIGQLTSMQSLILHKNFFYGIIPTEIGDLRELKVLDLGYNNFNGPIPSELVNILSLEFIFLKGNRLDGGLPSEFNELISLCESQVYQDRTLSNRMSTARSKENSTIRRLLLSKQKHSPKNEMLGSENSVLEPSDVSPFFSIEYPPENPMPPHFLPKNDPTRPSPPLAPSPPSESVSSVALPESANVDQTASQKSKSNSSRAYALIGAAIFSVVLSLSVAIFLCYRRRKTSSVVPLSSSRQLQTETTILGGITSFRRSELETACEDFSNVIGTLPGCTLYKGTLPCGAEIAVVSTLIKYAYGWSPIAEAQFRNKVETLSQVNHKNFVKLLGYCEDEEPFTRMMVFEYVSNGSLFEHLHVKEAEHLDWQARVRIMMGVIYCLKHLYQEIPPMILRNLDSSCIYLTEDNAAKISDDSFGGDKRDSEDEFDEPDECAIVYKFALLLLETISGRRPFSNDNGLLILWAHRYLTGERPLLEMVDPTLKSVPEEQVRALTELVKLCINDNPWLRPTVAEVTRWMQEITGFSEDHSTPRNSALWWAEIEILTS; from the exons ATGGGGAACTGCCGGCGGAGAGgtcccccggcggcggcgctgtgcCTCCTGCTCTGGTTCCTGCTGGGGTTCGAGCCGTGCGCGGCCCTGAGCCACCAAG GGTTTTGCGTGCTGGATTTCGCAGGTCTCGCGCTCCTCAGGTTTAGGGAGACGGTGGAGGCCGATCCGTCTGGCGCTCTGGCGGGTTGGAATGGAGCGGACGCTAGCCCCTGTTCCTGGTTCGGCGTGGAGTGCTCGGACGATGGCCGGGTCGTAGGCCT GAACTTGGCAAATCTTGGTCTCAAGGGCATGTTACCTCCGGAGATTGGGCAGCTTACTTCTATGCAGTCTCT CATACTGCACAAGAACTTTTTCTATGGTATTATCCCTACAGAGATAGGAGATTTACGGGAGCTGAAGGTGTTAGATCTGGGGTACAATAACTTCAATGGACCAATTCCATCAGAGCTAGTAAACATTTTATCCCTGGAGTTCAT CTTTCTTAAAGGAAACAGACTTGATGGCGGATTACCTTCTGAATTTAATGAGCTCATCAGTCTGTGCGAGTCTCAGGTTTACCAAGACAGGACTTTGTCAAATAGGATGTCCACTGCAAG GAGCAAAGAGAATTCTACAATCAGAAGACTTCTACTAAGCAAACAAAAACATTCTCCAAAGAACGAGATGCTTGGTTCTGAAAATTCTGTATTGGAACCATCAGATGTTAGCCCTTTTTTCTCAATCGAATATCCTCCCGAGAATCCAATGCCACCACATTTCCTACCCAAGAATGACCCAACTCGACCAAGTCCGCCACTGGCACCATCACCCCCTTCTGAATCTGTTTCTTCTGTTGCCCTTCCTGAATCTGCCAACGTAGACCAAACGGCAAGCCAAAAGAGCAAGAGCAATTCTTCACGAGCATATGCATTGATAGGAGCAGCGATCTTTTCTGTGGTTCTATCCTTGTCAGTTGCAATATTTCTTTGCTACCGCCGTAGGAAGACTAGCAGTGTTGTGCCCTTGTCTTCAAGTAGGCAATTGCAGACCGAGACCACTATCCTGGGAG GCATAACTTCGTTCAGACGGTCAGAACTCGAAACAGCCTGTGAAGATTTCAGCAATGTAATTGGTACACTACCTGGATGTACATTGTATAAAGGAACCCTCCCATGCGGAGCGGAAATAGCTGTCGTGTctacattgataaaatatgcctaTGGGTGGTCTCCTATAGCTGAAGCACAATTCAGGAATAAG GTTGAAACCTTGTCGCAAGTGAACCATaagaattttgtgaaacttttggGTTACTGTGAAGACGAAGAACCATTCACCCGGATGATGGTGTTTGAATATGTTTCAAATGGATCACTATTTGAGCACTTGCATG TTAAAGAGGCGGAGCATTTGGATTGGCAGGCACGCGTACGGATAATGATGGGAGTAATATACTGCCTGAAGCACTTGTACCAGGAGATTCCTCCTATGATCCTAAGAAATCTAGACTCTTCATGCATATACCTTACTGAAGACAACGCTGCAAAGATTTCAGACGATAGTTTTGGCGGTGACAAGAGAGACAGCGAAGATGAATTCGATGAGCCTGATGAGTGCGCCATAGTGTATAAGTTTGCCTTGCTTCTGCTTGAGACGATCTCTGGAAGGCGTCCGTTTTCCAATGATAACGGGCTCTTGATTCTGTGGGCACACCGGTACCTCACTGGTGAAAGGCCCTTGTTGGAGATGGTCGATCCAACACTCAAATCAGTCCCCGAGGAGCAGGTCAGAGCACTCACAGAGCTGGTAAAATTGTGCATAAATGATAACCCCTGGCTGAGACCGACAGTGGCAGAGGTAACCAGATGGATGCAAGAGATCACTGGGTTTTCTGAAGATCATTCGACCCCAAGGAACAGCGCATTGTGGTGGGCTGAAATTGAAATCCTCACGTCATAG
- the LOC124707662 gene encoding protein MALE DISCOVERER 2-like isoform X2, which yields MGNCRRRGPPAAALCLLLWFLLGFEPCAALSHQGLALLRFRETVEADPSGALAGWNGADASPCSWFGVECSDDGRVVGLNLANLGLKGMLPPEIGQLTSMQSLILHKNFFYGIIPTEIGDLRELKVLDLGYNNFNGPIPSELVNILSLEFIFLKGNRLDGGLPSEFNELISLCESQVYQDRTLSNRMSTARSKENSTIRRLLLSKQKHSPKNEMLGSENSVLEPSDVSPFFSIEYPPENPMPPHFLPKNDPTRPSPPLAPSPPSESVSSVALPESANVDQTASQKSKSNSSRAYALIGAAIFSVVLSLSVAIFLCYRRRKTSSVVPLSSSRQLQTETTILGGITSFRRSELETACEDFSNVIGTLPGCTLYKGTLPCGAEIAVVSTLIKYAYGWSPIAEAQFRNKVETLSQVNHKNFVKLLGYCEDEEPFTRMMVFEYVSNGSLFEHLHVKEAEHLDWQARVRIMMGVIYCLKHLYQEIPPMILRNLDSSCIYLTEDNAAKISDDSFGGDKRDSEDEFDEPDECAIVYKFALLLLETISGRRPFSNDNGLLILWAHRYLTGERPLLEMVDPTLKSVPEEQVRALTELVKLCINDNPWLRPTVAEVTRWMQEITGFSEDHSTPRNSALWWAEIEILTS from the exons ATGGGGAACTGCCGGCGGAGAGgtcccccggcggcggcgctgtgcCTCCTGCTCTGGTTCCTGCTGGGGTTCGAGCCGTGCGCGGCCCTGAGCCACCAAG GTCTCGCGCTCCTCAGGTTTAGGGAGACGGTGGAGGCCGATCCGTCTGGCGCTCTGGCGGGTTGGAATGGAGCGGACGCTAGCCCCTGTTCCTGGTTCGGCGTGGAGTGCTCGGACGATGGCCGGGTCGTAGGCCT GAACTTGGCAAATCTTGGTCTCAAGGGCATGTTACCTCCGGAGATTGGGCAGCTTACTTCTATGCAGTCTCT CATACTGCACAAGAACTTTTTCTATGGTATTATCCCTACAGAGATAGGAGATTTACGGGAGCTGAAGGTGTTAGATCTGGGGTACAATAACTTCAATGGACCAATTCCATCAGAGCTAGTAAACATTTTATCCCTGGAGTTCAT CTTTCTTAAAGGAAACAGACTTGATGGCGGATTACCTTCTGAATTTAATGAGCTCATCAGTCTGTGCGAGTCTCAGGTTTACCAAGACAGGACTTTGTCAAATAGGATGTCCACTGCAAG GAGCAAAGAGAATTCTACAATCAGAAGACTTCTACTAAGCAAACAAAAACATTCTCCAAAGAACGAGATGCTTGGTTCTGAAAATTCTGTATTGGAACCATCAGATGTTAGCCCTTTTTTCTCAATCGAATATCCTCCCGAGAATCCAATGCCACCACATTTCCTACCCAAGAATGACCCAACTCGACCAAGTCCGCCACTGGCACCATCACCCCCTTCTGAATCTGTTTCTTCTGTTGCCCTTCCTGAATCTGCCAACGTAGACCAAACGGCAAGCCAAAAGAGCAAGAGCAATTCTTCACGAGCATATGCATTGATAGGAGCAGCGATCTTTTCTGTGGTTCTATCCTTGTCAGTTGCAATATTTCTTTGCTACCGCCGTAGGAAGACTAGCAGTGTTGTGCCCTTGTCTTCAAGTAGGCAATTGCAGACCGAGACCACTATCCTGGGAG GCATAACTTCGTTCAGACGGTCAGAACTCGAAACAGCCTGTGAAGATTTCAGCAATGTAATTGGTACACTACCTGGATGTACATTGTATAAAGGAACCCTCCCATGCGGAGCGGAAATAGCTGTCGTGTctacattgataaaatatgcctaTGGGTGGTCTCCTATAGCTGAAGCACAATTCAGGAATAAG GTTGAAACCTTGTCGCAAGTGAACCATaagaattttgtgaaacttttggGTTACTGTGAAGACGAAGAACCATTCACCCGGATGATGGTGTTTGAATATGTTTCAAATGGATCACTATTTGAGCACTTGCATG TTAAAGAGGCGGAGCATTTGGATTGGCAGGCACGCGTACGGATAATGATGGGAGTAATATACTGCCTGAAGCACTTGTACCAGGAGATTCCTCCTATGATCCTAAGAAATCTAGACTCTTCATGCATATACCTTACTGAAGACAACGCTGCAAAGATTTCAGACGATAGTTTTGGCGGTGACAAGAGAGACAGCGAAGATGAATTCGATGAGCCTGATGAGTGCGCCATAGTGTATAAGTTTGCCTTGCTTCTGCTTGAGACGATCTCTGGAAGGCGTCCGTTTTCCAATGATAACGGGCTCTTGATTCTGTGGGCACACCGGTACCTCACTGGTGAAAGGCCCTTGTTGGAGATGGTCGATCCAACACTCAAATCAGTCCCCGAGGAGCAGGTCAGAGCACTCACAGAGCTGGTAAAATTGTGCATAAATGATAACCCCTGGCTGAGACCGACAGTGGCAGAGGTAACCAGATGGATGCAAGAGATCACTGGGTTTTCTGAAGATCATTCGACCCCAAGGAACAGCGCATTGTGGTGGGCTGAAATTGAAATCCTCACGTCATAG